In Armatimonadota bacterium, the sequence ATGCCAGTGGCGCCAGCCTCGTTGGCTACAAGGATTTCAGCATCGTCTGGGCAACGCAGGCGCCGTGGAACAACCCGATCTACCCCACGTGGTCGCGCGCGACCGTTAACATGAGCGGCGCCGGAACCGTCAACGGCGCGTGGACCGGAAAGGTCAACCGGCTGCGCTGGTACGGCACCGACTGGGCCGGCCATGGCCAGGACTTCATAGACGTGAAGAACGTGGCCTTCGCCGGCGACGGCGTCGTAGGCGCGGTTCCAGAACCGGGTTCGATGGCGCTGCTCCTGGCCGGCTTGCTGCCCTTCGCCGCTCGCCTTCGGAAACCCAAGGTCTGAGCTGACGGAGCGGGAAACCAGAGCAATGCGCAGCGAGACCGGCTTCGTGCCGGTCTCGCTGCGCATTGTGATAATCGGGCGATCCGAGCACGATATCGTCGCGAAAGCCCGGCCCGCGGGCTGCGCCGCAAGAAAGATTA encodes:
- a CDS encoding PEP-CTERM sorting domain-containing protein — protein: MSGAGTVNGAWTGKVNRLRWYGTDWAGHGQDFIDVKNVAFAGDGVVGAVPEPGSMALLLAGLLPFAARLRKPKV